The window TGATCGTCATCTCGCCGGGCTTCTGTGTGCTCACCGACAGCAAGACGTACCGGTTCACGCGCGGCTGAGGGCGCCCGCGGACTGCGGACGGTGCGGCTCCGCCGGTAGTGCTCTGCGCCCTGTGGTGCTTTTCTTGGGATTGGGGTCCGCTTCCGCGGCAACCCGTGGTACCGCGGCGCGGCCACGAGAGGAGCGATCACGATGGACCGTGAACGACTGCACGAGGAACCCGTCTCCGTCGAGATCAGCGGATGCAGCAAGGAGGACGCCCGGATCGTCTTCGACACGCTGTGCACGTGCTTCGAGTCCGACCGGCGCCCCGAGGATGTCCCGCAGCAGCTCCATGAGACCCGGCCCATGGTGTGGCTCGGCACGTTCGAGGTCACGGACACGCACGCGTGCCCGCCTCCCGCCAGGCTCTCGTCGTCCGTAGAGGCCGACGCGCAGGGCGGCTACTGGGCCATCGAACAGCTCCGTACGGCACTGGACTCCCTGTTCACCGTGCACGACCTGTCCTCGGCCTCGGGAGACCAGGAGAGGGAGCTGCATGTGGTGCTGGATAGCCGCAGCTCATGATGAGCGCAGCCGTGAGGGGCTCGGTCAGGGCGAGCCCAGCAGGCTGAGCACGGCACGCCGGTGGACGGCGTGGACGGCGGGCAGGTCTTCGAGACAGGCCCGCTCGTCCACGCCGTGCAGCCCCTCGTAGCGCACGCCGAAGCCCGCCGTGGCCGGGATGCCCTCACCCGCCAGCAGATTGCCGATGTTCGACGGACCGGCGGTCTTCGGCCGCACGGCGAGGCCCTCCCGAGCGGCGGCGTCCAGCAGCGCGGCGGCGGGCTGCTGGTCCTTCGCCAGCCGGTACGGCGGCCAGGCGGCGACCGGGGTGATCGTGGTCGGCCGCGGTGCGGGCACCCGCACGTCCAGCTCGCCCACCGCCGCACGCACCAGCCGCTCGGCGGCGTCGGCGTCGAAGGCCGGCGTGGTGCGGATGTCGACGCCCAGCTCGCACCGGTCGGGCACGACCGAGAAGCCCTGACCGCCGTGGCAGGAGGTCACCGTCAGTCTCGGTGGCAGCGGGAACTCCCCATCGACGCCCGGGAGTTCGGCTTCCTCCAGGAGGCGTACGAGATGCGCCGCGCGCGATACGGCACCCGGTGCGGTGCGGCGGGACCCCGAGTGGCCCGAGGCCGCGTGCACCGCGATCACGGCCCGCCACAGGCCCCGCCCGCCGACCACGACCTCGTCGAGTCCCGGGTAGCCGATCATCACCCCGGCCGGACGCACCGCCTCCGGGTCGGCCAGGTAGGCGCGGGCGCCGCCGAAGCCGCCCGTGTGCTCGTCGGCGTCGAGGAGTACCGCGAGCCCGCCGTGCAGGGCGTCGGCACGGCCGTGCAGCTCGGCCGCGATACCGCAGAACATCGCCGCCGCGAGCTTGGAGTCCGCGGCGCCCCTGCCGCGCAGCCAGCCGTCGACGACCTCGCCGGAGTCCGGTGCGAACGACCAGGCGGCCTCGTCGCCGTAGGGCGCGGTGTCGACGCAGGCGTCGAGCGCCCACCACGGGCCGGGCCGCCCGCCCGCGACCTCGACCAGCAGGCCGACGGTGCCGCCCTTGCCGTCGTCAAGGCGGCGATACGGCAGCTCACGCCCCGCGAGCCAGTCCTCCAGAACGCCGAGGACGGGGCCGTAGCCGTCGATTCCGGCGCGGCTGGGGCAGCGGACCAGCCGCTGGGCGAGGTCGATCACATCGGCGTGCGCGGTCATGGGGTCACTGTGCCCGAGCGTGGTCCGTGTCACCCCTCCCCGGTTGTGCAACTAGTTGCATAAACCTCTCGCGGTCCTCTACAACTACAGAGGTACGACACCGCGCACGGAGGGGCCCGATGAGCCGTTACCCGCACCTGCTGAGCCCGCTCGACCTGGGCTTCACCACGCTGCCCAACCGCGTCCTCATGGGCTCCATGCACGTGGGCCTGGAGGAGGCCGAGCGCGGCTTCGAGCGCATGGCCGCCTTCTACGCGGAGCGAGCGCGCGGGGGAGTGGGCCTGATCGTCACCGGCGGCATCGCACCCAACGACGAGGGGCGCCCCTACGAGGGCGGCGCCAAGCTCACCACCGAGGCGGAGGCCGAGCAGCACCGGGTCATCACCGACGCCGTGCACCGCGAGGGCGGCCGGATCGCGATGCAGATCCTGCACTTCGGCCGGTACGCCTACCACCAGGACCTGGTCGCCCCGAGCCCGCTCCAGGCGCCGATCAGCCCCTTCCCGCCCCGCGAGCTCACCGACGCCGAGGTCGAGCGGACCATCGACGACTACGCGCGCGCCGCCCGCCTGGCCCGGCAGGCCGGGTACGACGGCGTGGAGATCATGGGCTCCGAGGGCTACCTCATCAACGAGTTCATCGCCCAGCAGACCAACCGGCGCACCGACCGCTGGGGCGGCTCGTACGAGAACCGCATGCGCTTCCCGGTCGAGATCGTCCGGCGCGTGCGCGAGGCCGTCGGCGAGGACTTCATCATCGTCTACCGGCTGTCCATGCTGGACCTCGTCCCGGGCGGCTCCACGCTCGACGAGGTGATCACGCTCGCCAAGGCCGTAGAGGCCGCCGGGGCGACGATCATCAACACCGGTATCGGCTGGCACGAGGCGCGCATCCCGACCATCGCCACCTCGGTGCCGCGCGGCGCCTACACCTGGGTCACGAAGCGGCTGATGGGCGAGGTGTCGGTCCCGCTCGTCACCACCAACCGCATCAACACCCCCGAGCTGGCCGAGGAGTTGCTCGCCGACGGCCGCGCGGACATGGTTTCGATGGCCCGCCCGATGCTCGCCGACCCCGACTTCGTCGCCAAGGCCGCCGCCGGGAAGCCGGAGGCGATCAACACCTGCATCGGCTGCAACCAGGCCTGTCTCGACCACACCTTCAGCGGCAAGATCACGTCTTGCCTGGTCAACCCGCGCGCCTGCCACGAGACCGAGCTGACGCTCGCCCCGACCCGGCTGCGCAAGCGGGTCGCCGTCGTGGGCGCCGGACCCGCCGGCCTTGCCTGTGCCGTGAGCGCGGCCGAACGCGGCCACGAGGTCACGCTGTTCGACGCCGCGAGCGAGATCGGCGGCCAGCTGAACGTCGCCCGCAAGGTCCCCGGCAAGCAGGAGTTCGACGAGACGCTGCGCTACTTCCGCCACCAGCTCGACTGGCAGCGCGTGGACGTACGGCTGAACACCTGGGTGGCGGCCGAGGACCTCGCCGGGTACGACGAGGTGGTGGTCGCCACCGGGGTCACCCCGCGTACTCCGGACATCCCCGGCATCGACCACCCGAGCGTCGTGGGCTACCTCGACGTCCTGCGCGACGGCGCCCCCGTCGGCGAGCGCGTCGCCGTCCTCGGCGCGGGCGGCATCGGCTTCGACGTCGCCGAGTTCCTCACGGACGGCGGCGACAAGGCGAGCGAGGACCCGGCGACGTACTTCCGCCAGTGGGGCGTCGACATGGACTACACGGGCCCCGGCGGCCTCGCCGCCCCCGAGCGCCCGGCCCCGCCGCGCACCGTCCACCTGCTCCAGCGCAAGGCCACCAAGGTCGGCGCGGGCCTCGGCAAGACCACCGGCTGGATCCACCGCACCGAGCTCAAGCACCGGGGCGTCACCATGGTCCCGGGCGTGCGCTACGACCGTATCGACGACGCCGGACTGCATGTCACCGTCGGCGAGGAGAGCACGGTTCTGGCCGTGGACACCATCGTCCTGTGCACCGGGCAGGAGCCGCGTCGCGGCCTGTACGAGGAGCTGCTCGCCGCGGGCCGCAGCGTGCACCTCATCGGCGGTGCCGACGTGGCCGCCGAACTGGACGCCAAGCGGGCCATCAAGCAGGGCACGGAGCTGGCGGCGAGCCTGTAGGGGCGAGTGGCCGCATTCGTAGGATGACCTCCTTGCGTCCCTAGGATGAACCCATGTCACTCCCGCACGCGATCCTCACCGCCCTGGTCGAAAAGCCGTCATCGGGGCTGGAGCTGACCCGCCGGTTCGACAAGTCGATCGGGTACTTCTGGTCGGCGACGCATCAGCAGATCTATCGCGAGCTGGGAAAACTGGAGGCCGAGGGCTTCATCCGCACCCTGCCGAGCGAGCAGCCGGCCCGCGGGCAGAAGAAGAGCTACGAGGTCCTGCCCGCGGGCCGCGCCGAACTGGCCCGCTGGACCGCCGCGTCCCAGGACCCGAGGCCGCACCGCGACACGCTGCTGCTGCGCATGCGTGCCGCGGCCGTGGTGGGGACCGAGGGCATCGAGGCCGATCTGCGGCGCCATCTCGATCTGCACCGGCGGCAGTTGGCCGAGTACGAGGAGATCGAGAAGCGCGACTTCCCGCCCGGCAAGGACAGTTCGCAGGACCGGCTGCGGCACCTGGTGCTGCGCGCCGGCATCGATCTGGAGACCTTCTGGACGCAGTGGCTCACACGCGCTCTGGAGGAGTTCGCGGAGCTGCCGGGCCGAGAGACGGCGTGAGCCGAGGGCGCTTCTGAGCCGGTACGGCGTTCGGAACGGGTACGGCCTCCGGAACAGGAACGGCGTTCAGAGCCGGTACGGCTTCGAACGGCGGCGCAGGACCCAGGCCGCCGTGGCCAGGACACCCGTGCCCACCAGGGCGCCGCCCGCCACCAGCGTCAGGGTGCCGTAGTCCTTGCTGCCACCGCCCATGCCGCCCATGACACCGCGCGACGGCGAGGCCGTGGCGGAGACCCTGGGGGCGGTGACGATGACCGACTGGGTGCCCGCCGTGGAGCCGTTGGAGCACACGACGATGACGGTGTACGTGCCCGGGCTCACACCCGACCAGGCCGCCGACTGCAGCGTCGCCGTCCCCGACAGGGAGACCTGGCGCCCTTGGGCGAAGTTCGCCTGGCGGCTGTTGAGCAGCGAGGCGGTGCCCCAGCTGCCGTTGACGTTGGTGCACGCACTGGTCGTGACGGAGACCGTGGACCCGGTGGTGCTCACGGAGATCCCCGAGACCGCGGCGGCCGGACCGGCGGCCAGGGTGAAGGGAAGAGCGGAGGCGGCTGCCACGGTCAGGCCCGAGCGGAGGAAGAGCGATGAGTTGCGCATGTGATGCCCTCCGGCGGCACGGTTGGCGGTACGTCCGTTGCGCCGCCGAGGGTCGGGAACGCCCGTGCTGCCTCAGGGGCAGCCAACGCGCCCCGGATCCGTCCCGCATGCGGACCGCCGCCGGACAGGTGACGGACTGCTGCATCCGGGGGCGCCGGACCGGACGTCAGTCCCGCCCGCCCGTCGTCACCGTCCGCTGCGCCGAGAAGCCGCCCCAGGTGCCGTCCGGTAGCCTCCCCCGGATCCGCACCCGGTGACCGACTCCGGCCTCCC of the Streptomyces sp. T12 genome contains:
- a CDS encoding M20 family metallopeptidase, with translation MTAHADVIDLAQRLVRCPSRAGIDGYGPVLGVLEDWLAGRELPYRRLDDGKGGTVGLLVEVAGGRPGPWWALDACVDTAPYGDEAAWSFAPDSGEVVDGWLRGRGAADSKLAAAMFCGIAAELHGRADALHGGLAVLLDADEHTGGFGGARAYLADPEAVRPAGVMIGYPGLDEVVVGGRGLWRAVIAVHAASGHSGSRRTAPGAVSRAAHLVRLLEEAELPGVDGEFPLPPRLTVTSCHGGQGFSVVPDRCELGVDIRTTPAFDADAAERLVRAAVGELDVRVPAPRPTTITPVAAWPPYRLAKDQQPAAALLDAAAREGLAVRPKTAGPSNIGNLLAGEGIPATAGFGVRYEGLHGVDERACLEDLPAVHAVHRRAVLSLLGSP
- a CDS encoding PadR family transcriptional regulator encodes the protein MSLPHAILTALVEKPSSGLELTRRFDKSIGYFWSATHQQIYRELGKLEAEGFIRTLPSEQPARGQKKSYEVLPAGRAELARWTAASQDPRPHRDTLLLRMRAAAVVGTEGIEADLRRHLDLHRRQLAEYEEIEKRDFPPGKDSSQDRLRHLVLRAGIDLETFWTQWLTRALEEFAELPGRETA
- a CDS encoding NADPH-dependent 2,4-dienoyl-CoA reductase, translated to MSRYPHLLSPLDLGFTTLPNRVLMGSMHVGLEEAERGFERMAAFYAERARGGVGLIVTGGIAPNDEGRPYEGGAKLTTEAEAEQHRVITDAVHREGGRIAMQILHFGRYAYHQDLVAPSPLQAPISPFPPRELTDAEVERTIDDYARAARLARQAGYDGVEIMGSEGYLINEFIAQQTNRRTDRWGGSYENRMRFPVEIVRRVREAVGEDFIIVYRLSMLDLVPGGSTLDEVITLAKAVEAAGATIINTGIGWHEARIPTIATSVPRGAYTWVTKRLMGEVSVPLVTTNRINTPELAEELLADGRADMVSMARPMLADPDFVAKAAAGKPEAINTCIGCNQACLDHTFSGKITSCLVNPRACHETELTLAPTRLRKRVAVVGAGPAGLACAVSAAERGHEVTLFDAASEIGGQLNVARKVPGKQEFDETLRYFRHQLDWQRVDVRLNTWVAAEDLAGYDEVVVATGVTPRTPDIPGIDHPSVVGYLDVLRDGAPVGERVAVLGAGGIGFDVAEFLTDGGDKASEDPATYFRQWGVDMDYTGPGGLAAPERPAPPRTVHLLQRKATKVGAGLGKTTGWIHRTELKHRGVTMVPGVRYDRIDDAGLHVTVGEESTVLAVDTIVLCTGQEPRRGLYEELLAAGRSVHLIGGADVAAELDAKRAIKQGTELAASL